From the genome of Vulpes lagopus strain Blue_001 chromosome 2, ASM1834538v1, whole genome shotgun sequence, one region includes:
- the IDNK gene encoding probable gluconokinase isoform X2: protein MNERSSSPGNRDSELGWKFYDADDYHPEENRTKMGKGIPLNDQDRIPWLCNLHDILLRDVASGQHVVLACSGLKKIYRDILIRGKDGTPLMSDGTGEDKQPAEVKLLVVHLNGSFEVISGRLLKRKGHFMPPELLQSQFDTLEPPSAPENFIQISVDKNLSEIIATIMDTLR from the exons ATGAATGAAAGGAGCAGCAGCCCAGGAAACAGGGACAGTGAG CTAGGATGGAAATTCTATGATGCAGACGACTATCACCCAGAGGAAAATCGAACGAAGATGGGAAAAGGGATCCCACTGAATGACCAG GACAGGATTCCATGGCTCTGCAACTTACATGACATTTTACTAAG AGATGTAGCCTCCGGACAGCATGTGGTTCTAGCCTGTTCAGGTCTGAAGAAAATCTACAGAGACATCTTAATACGAGGAAAAGATGGCACACCTCTGATGTCTGATGGGACAGGGGAGGACAAACAGCCAGCCGAGGTGAAGCTCCTCGTGGTCCATCTGAATGGGTCGTTTGAGGTCATCTCTGGACGCTTACTCAAAAGAAAAGGACATTTCATGCCTCCTGAATTACTGCAGTCCCAGTTTGATACTCTGGAGCCCCCATCAGCTCCAGAAAATTTCATTCAAATCAGTGTGGACAAAAATCTTTCAGAGATAATTGCTACAATCATGGACACTCTAAGATAA
- the IDNK gene encoding probable gluconokinase isoform X1 → MAAPDVLLVMGVSGSGKSTVGALLASELGWKFYDADDYHPEENRTKMGKGIPLNDQDRIPWLCNLHDILLRDVASGQHVVLACSGLKKIYRDILIRGKDGTPLMSDGTGEDKQPAEVKLLVVHLNGSFEVISGRLLKRKGHFMPPELLQSQFDTLEPPSAPENFIQISVDKNLSEIIATIMDTLR, encoded by the exons ATGGCGGCGCCCGACGTGCTGCTGGTGATGGGCGTGAGCGGCTCGGGGAA ATCGACCGTGGGCGCCCTGCTGGCATCCGAG CTAGGATGGAAATTCTATGATGCAGACGACTATCACCCAGAGGAAAATCGAACGAAGATGGGAAAAGGGATCCCACTGAATGACCAG GACAGGATTCCATGGCTCTGCAACTTACATGACATTTTACTAAG AGATGTAGCCTCCGGACAGCATGTGGTTCTAGCCTGTTCAGGTCTGAAGAAAATCTACAGAGACATCTTAATACGAGGAAAAGATGGCACACCTCTGATGTCTGATGGGACAGGGGAGGACAAACAGCCAGCCGAGGTGAAGCTCCTCGTGGTCCATCTGAATGGGTCGTTTGAGGTCATCTCTGGACGCTTACTCAAAAGAAAAGGACATTTCATGCCTCCTGAATTACTGCAGTCCCAGTTTGATACTCTGGAGCCCCCATCAGCTCCAGAAAATTTCATTCAAATCAGTGTGGACAAAAATCTTTCAGAGATAATTGCTACAATCATGGACACTCTAAGATAA
- the IDNK gene encoding probable gluconokinase isoform X3, producing the protein MGKGIPLNDQDRIPWLCNLHDILLRDVASGQHVVLACSGLKKIYRDILIRGKDGTPLMSDGTGEDKQPAEVKLLVVHLNGSFEVISGRLLKRKGHFMPPELLQSQFDTLEPPSAPENFIQISVDKNLSEIIATIMDTLR; encoded by the exons ATGGGAAAAGGGATCCCACTGAATGACCAG GACAGGATTCCATGGCTCTGCAACTTACATGACATTTTACTAAG AGATGTAGCCTCCGGACAGCATGTGGTTCTAGCCTGTTCAGGTCTGAAGAAAATCTACAGAGACATCTTAATACGAGGAAAAGATGGCACACCTCTGATGTCTGATGGGACAGGGGAGGACAAACAGCCAGCCGAGGTGAAGCTCCTCGTGGTCCATCTGAATGGGTCGTTTGAGGTCATCTCTGGACGCTTACTCAAAAGAAAAGGACATTTCATGCCTCCTGAATTACTGCAGTCCCAGTTTGATACTCTGGAGCCCCCATCAGCTCCAGAAAATTTCATTCAAATCAGTGTGGACAAAAATCTTTCAGAGATAATTGCTACAATCATGGACACTCTAAGATAA